One window of the Zea mays cultivar B73 chromosome 3, Zm-B73-REFERENCE-NAM-5.0, whole genome shotgun sequence genome contains the following:
- the LOC103650446 gene encoding receptor-like protein kinase 5, giving the protein MEEELSLNMEKELHLLDNLEPPSKIEKLRIRGYRGSQLPCWMAKQSDSCGPADDTHIVMQRNPSEFSHLTKLVLDNLPNLEHLGELVELPLIKILKLKRLPKLGELLTTTTGEEGVEAQCCFHHVSTLVIIDCPKLVVKPYFPPSLQRLTLEGNNMQLVSSGCFFHPRHHHASHAHGDESSSSSYFADETGTHLERLELRRLTGSSSGWEVLQHLTGLHTLEIFKCTGLTHLPESIHCPTNLCRLVITQCDNLRVLPDWLVELKSLQSLEVRLCDALQQLPEQIGELCSLQHLTISSLTSLTCLPESMQHLTSLRTLNLCLCNALTHLPEWLGELSVLQKLWLQGCRGLTSLPQSIQRLTALEDLLISYNPDLDRRCTEGLGEDWHLVSHIQNLRLRD; this is encoded by the coding sequence ATGGAAGAAGAGTTATCATTAAATATGGAGAAGGAATTGCATTTGCTCGACAATCTTGAACCACCATCAAAAATCGAGAAGCTGAGAATTCGTGGCTACCGGGGTTCACAATTGCCATGTTGGATGGCAAAGCAAAGTGACTCTTGTGGTCCAGCCGATGATACACATATAGTAATGCAAAGAAATCCATCTGAATTCTCCCATCTGACTAAACTAGTATTGGACAACTTACCAAACTTGGAGCATCTTGGGGAGCTTGTGGAACTGCCACTGATAAAGatccttaagctcaaaagactgccAAAGTTGGGAGAGCTGCTTACGACCACAACTGGGGAGGAAGGAGTGGAAGCGCAATGTTGTTTCCATCACGTTTCCACTCTAGTAATAATTGATTGCCCGAAACTTGTTGTGAAGCCGTACTTTCCTCCGTCCTTGCAGAGATTGACACTAGAAGGAAACAATATGCAGTTGGTTTCTTCAGGATGCTTCTTCCATCCACGTCATCATCATGCATCTCATGCTCATGGTGACGAGTCTTCATCTTCCTCCTATTTTGCGGATGAGACGGGTACTCACCTCGAGAGACTTGAACTTCGTCGGTTGACAGGATCATCATCTGGTTGGGAGGTGCTGCAGCATCTCACTGGGCTTCATACCCTAGAAATATTCAAGTGCACAGGCCTTACGCATTTACCTGAGAGCATCCACTGCCCCACCAATCTCTGTAGACTGGTGATAACACAGTGTGATAATCTTCGTGTGCTGCCTGACTGGCTTGTGGAACTGAAATCTCTACAGAGTCTGGAAGTACGGTTATGTGATGCTCTCCAGCAGCTTCCTGAACAAATAGGAGAACTCTGCTCACTCCAGCACCTCACCATATCTTCTTTGACTTCCCTGACTTGCCTTCCCGAGAGCATGCAGCACCTCACCTCGCTTCGAACTCTCAACTTGTGTCTTTGTAACGCGTTGACCCATCTGCCGGAGTGGCTAGGCGAACTCTCTGTACTTCAAAAACTCTGGCTCCAGGGCTGCCGTGGCCTTACATCCTTGCCCCAATCCATACAACGCCTTACTGCTCTAGAGGACTTACTTATAAGCTACAACCCTGACCTAGATAGGCGTTGCACGGAAGGATTGGGGGAGGATTGGCACCTTGTCTCACATATTCAAAATTTAAGGCTACGGGACTAG